AGAGATATCAGCAATGAAAGTCCCAGCAGCACTCCGCTCCATCCGGTCGCAAACTCGGCCCAGTAATTGGCTTGAAGTTGCGCCTCTCCAAGTTCCGGGGGAGTCGGCGGAAGAGGCGGTGCCGTATATCTGATTTCACCGCCGAGTAGAAGATCTGGAGGAGGTATGATCGCCCTGGCCGTATCCTGTCGCGTCGCACCACGCCTCGTGTCTGAGGGGCGAGTTCCTTCTCGACTCATAAAGGTACCGGCGCGGGGCAACTCGGCTGTGAACTTTTCCACCAGCGCCGAGTAATGTCTCGCCCTCTGGCTCAATCCAACACAAACCAGGAAGAAGATAATCAACAGGAGGAATCCATAACGATTCTTGCGCCAGATTTCCCAGGCGATGGCGGCGCCGGGCGAATTCATCACTTGGCGGCGGGTTGAGGGTTGAGTGACACTGATCGTTCGCCTCCGACGCGGGCGAGGAAGATTTCATCCAGCGACGCCGTGGTCTCGCTCACGACGCGCGCGCCAAGTTTCGCTGCAGCCTCCACCAGTTCACCGCGCGCGCCGTTGCACAGGGCCGTCCATTCCAGGCCTTCGCCGGTGGTATGGAGCGCGCCCGCGAGCATCGGCGGTACCCGCAATGGCGCGGGAAAGCGCAGCGTCAGGCGGAAGTGGGCCTCGAGGATTTCATCGAGCCTGCCCTGGAGCACAATGCGTCCGCCGGCCATCATCGCCACGCGATCCGAAACGCGCTCAATCTCGTCGAGCAGATGTGATGAAAAGAAAACGGTGCGGCCCTCGTCGGCAACCGTGCGCACGATGGCTTCGAGCATTTCCCGACGCACCACCGGGTCAAGACCAGAACTCGGTTCGTCCAGCACCAGCAGTTCGGGCCGGTGCGCGAGCGCGGCCAGCAAACCGGCCTTGGCCAGCTCGCCCCGCGAGAGCTGTTTGATTCGCGCCGCCGGATCGAGTTGAAACTGTTCGCGCAGTTGCCCGGCGTAGGCGGCGTCCCAATTCCGATGAAACGCGCGTGTGTAACGAATCAACTCGTCCACGCGCATCCAACCGGGCAGGTCGCGGTCCTCGGAGAGAAAACCCACCCGACTCAACACGCCGACCGGGTCCGCCACCGGATCGAGGCCGAAAACCCGCACAGAACCGGACTCCGCCTTGAACAAACCCAGGACGTGTTTGATGAGCGTCGTCTTGCCCGCGCCATTCGCACCCACCAGCCCGAACACCTGTCCGCGCTCGACGTTCAAATTGACGGCGTCGAGCGCAAGTTTGGATTTAAACCGGCGCGAGAGGCCGCCGACGGCGATCACAGATTCATTCGGAGGAGAAGTTGGCGAATTCATATCCGTTCTATTCCTTTGACTGCATTGCCCTGTGGCGCTCACGAATCAAATCGAGCAGTTCGCTGAGTTCGACTTCCAGATGCTGTGCCTCGGCGACCAGTGCGTCCGCGCGTTGCGTGAGGATTTTCAGCTTTTCAGCGCGCTTGAGTGGCGAACCGTTGTCCGAGACGTAGGTTCCCGAGCCGTGGCGTTTGGCAACGATGCCGGCGTGTTCGAGTTCGGCGTAGGCGCGGGCAACGGTGTTCGGATTGACCACGAGATGTTCGGCCAGCACGCGGATCGGAGGCAGCTCTTCACCCGGTGCGAGCCGTCCGGATC
This DNA window, taken from Candidatus Angelobacter sp., encodes the following:
- a CDS encoding ABC transporter ATP-binding protein, whose translation is MNSPTSPPNESVIAVGGLSRRFKSKLALDAVNLNVERGQVFGLVGANGAGKTTLIKHVLGLFKAESGSVRVFGLDPVADPVGVLSRVGFLSEDRDLPGWMRVDELIRYTRAFHRNWDAAYAGQLREQFQLDPAARIKQLSRGELAKAGLLAALAHRPELLVLDEPSSGLDPVVRREMLEAIVRTVADEGRTVFFSSHLLDEIERVSDRVAMMAGGRIVLQGRLDEILEAHFRLTLRFPAPLRVPPMLAGALHTTGEGLEWTALCNGARGELVEAAAKLGARVVSETTASLDEIFLARVGGERSVSLNPQPAAK
- a CDS encoding GntR family transcriptional regulator, producing MQLHISPRDGVPIYRQIVNQVRYLVGSGRLAPGEELPPIRVLAEHLVVNPNTVARAYAELEHAGIVAKRHGSGTYVSDNGSPLKRAEKLKILTQRADALVAEAQHLEVELSELLDLIRERHRAMQSKE